A single genomic interval of Burkholderia cepacia ATCC 25416 harbors:
- the dinB gene encoding DNA polymerase IV, with the protein MFLYSIGTVNPTIIPPADPHAPPPGDVLPRMRKIIHCDCDCFYASVEMRDDPSLRHRPLAVGGRPDQRGVIATCNYEARRYGVHSAMSSALAMRKCPDLLILPSAMDKYRAASRQIMAIYRDYTPDVEPLSLDEAYLDVSGSEQCQGSATLIAREIRQRVHDTVGVTVSAGVAPNKFIAKIASDWNKPDGLFVVRPHEIDAFVAALPVRKLHGVGKVTASRLDRLGIQTCAQLRDWPLIDLHREFGAFGRRLYELSRGIDERPVQADQERKSVSVETTYVTDLTTLEQCAAEIRRLVVQLDARIVRAGAARSIRKLYVKIRFADFQRTTVECVADATHADTAVTLLAKGLQRRAQAVRLLGVGVRIDEDTAERHGQFSLFDDEAGNADDAAGEPPAP; encoded by the coding sequence GTGTTTTTGTACAGTATCGGCACCGTGAACCCGACCATCATTCCGCCTGCCGATCCGCACGCGCCGCCGCCGGGCGACGTGCTGCCGCGCATGCGCAAGATCATTCATTGCGATTGCGACTGCTTCTACGCGTCGGTCGAGATGCGCGACGACCCGTCGCTGCGCCACCGGCCGCTCGCGGTCGGCGGCCGGCCCGACCAGCGCGGCGTGATCGCGACCTGCAACTACGAGGCGCGGCGCTACGGCGTGCATTCGGCGATGTCGTCGGCGCTGGCGATGCGCAAGTGTCCGGACCTGCTGATCCTGCCGTCAGCAATGGACAAGTACCGCGCGGCATCGCGGCAGATCATGGCGATCTATCGCGACTACACGCCCGACGTCGAGCCGCTGTCGCTCGACGAGGCGTACCTCGACGTCAGCGGGTCGGAGCAGTGCCAGGGCAGTGCGACGCTGATTGCGCGGGAGATCCGTCAGCGCGTGCACGATACGGTCGGCGTGACCGTGTCGGCCGGCGTCGCGCCGAACAAGTTCATCGCGAAGATCGCGTCCGACTGGAACAAGCCCGACGGGCTGTTCGTCGTGCGGCCGCACGAGATCGACGCGTTCGTCGCGGCGCTGCCGGTGCGCAAGCTGCACGGCGTCGGCAAGGTGACGGCCTCGCGGCTCGACCGGCTCGGCATCCAGACCTGCGCGCAATTGCGCGACTGGCCGCTGATCGACCTGCACCGCGAATTCGGCGCGTTCGGGCGGCGGCTGTACGAATTGTCGCGCGGGATCGACGAGCGGCCGGTGCAGGCCGACCAGGAGCGCAAGTCGGTCAGCGTCGAGACGACCTACGTCACCGATCTGACGACGCTCGAGCAGTGCGCGGCAGAAATCCGCCGCCTCGTCGTGCAGCTCGACGCGCGTATCGTGCGGGCGGGCGCCGCGCGGTCGATCCGCAAGCTGTACGTGAAGATCCGCTTCGCCGATTTCCAGCGGACGACGGTCGAGTGCGTGGCCGACGCGACGCATGCGGATACGGCCGTCACGCTGCTCGCGAAGGGGCTGCAACGGCGTGCGCAGGCGGTGCGGCTGCTCGGCGTCGGCGTGCGCATCGACGAGGATACCGCCGAGCGCCACGGGCAGTTCTCGCTGTTCGACGACGAAGCCGGTAACGCCGACGACGCAGCCGGCGAACCCCCGGCGCCATGA
- a CDS encoding aspartate/glutamate racemase family protein, with protein sequence MKTIGLIGGMSWESSAEYYRMINRHSKALHGGHHNAKSVLVTVDFAEIEALQRTHDWAALGERMASAARQLEAAGADLVVLTTNTMHRVHAAIEAAVTLPFLHIADPTGAALRDAGIERVALLGTRYTMELPFYAERLRDRFGMEVLVPDERGRDDVHRIIYDELCHGIIAPESRATYGTIIEELATRGAQAVILGCTEITLLIGADDSPLPVFDTTALHAKAAVEWAAR encoded by the coding sequence ATGAAGACGATCGGACTGATCGGCGGGATGAGCTGGGAATCGTCGGCCGAGTACTACCGGATGATCAATCGCCATTCGAAGGCGCTGCACGGCGGACATCACAACGCGAAAAGCGTGCTGGTCACGGTCGATTTCGCGGAGATCGAAGCGCTGCAGCGCACGCACGACTGGGCCGCGCTCGGCGAGCGGATGGCGAGTGCCGCGCGGCAGCTCGAAGCGGCCGGCGCCGATCTTGTCGTGTTGACGACCAATACGATGCATCGCGTCCACGCCGCGATCGAAGCCGCGGTGACGCTGCCGTTCCTGCACATCGCCGATCCGACCGGCGCCGCGCTTCGCGATGCGGGCATCGAGCGCGTCGCGCTGCTGGGCACGCGCTACACGATGGAGTTGCCGTTCTACGCGGAGCGGTTGCGCGACAGGTTCGGCATGGAGGTACTCGTGCCGGACGAACGCGGGCGCGACGACGTGCACCGGATCATCTACGACGAGCTGTGCCACGGCATCATCGCGCCGGAATCGCGCGCGACGTACGGGACGATCATCGAGGAACTGGCGACACGCGGCGCCCAGGCGGTGATCCTCGGTTGCACGGAAATCACGCTGCTGATCGGCGCGGACGACTCGCCGCTGCCGGTGTTCGATACGACCGCGCTGCATGCGAAGGCGGCGGTCGAGTGGGCGGCGCGATAG
- the xth gene encoding exodeoxyribonuclease III: MKIATWNVNSLNVRKQHVLDWLAQSGTDVLCLQELKLPDEKFPRADLEAAGYRSWFTGQKTYNGVAILARDTLSVDESDVVRNIPGFDDPQQRVIAATVDGVRIVSAYFPNGQAPDSDKFVYKMQWLDALQAWLRTELQRYPKLALLGDYNIAPEDRDVHDPAKWEGQNLVSPQERAHFVQLIELGFVDAFRRFEQPEKTFTWWDYRMMAFRRNAGLRIDHVLLSPALAQTCTSCEVDRTPRTWEQPSDHTPVVAVVG, encoded by the coding sequence ATGAAAATCGCCACCTGGAACGTCAACTCGCTCAACGTCCGCAAGCAGCACGTACTCGACTGGCTCGCGCAAAGCGGCACCGACGTGCTGTGCCTGCAGGAACTGAAGCTGCCGGACGAGAAATTCCCGCGCGCCGATCTTGAAGCCGCCGGCTACCGCAGCTGGTTCACGGGCCAGAAGACCTACAACGGCGTCGCGATCCTCGCGCGCGACACGCTGTCCGTCGACGAATCGGACGTCGTACGCAACATTCCGGGCTTCGACGATCCCCAGCAGCGCGTGATCGCCGCGACGGTCGACGGCGTGCGCATCGTGTCCGCGTATTTCCCGAACGGCCAGGCGCCCGACTCGGACAAGTTCGTCTACAAGATGCAATGGCTCGACGCGCTGCAGGCGTGGCTGCGCACCGAGCTGCAGCGCTACCCGAAGCTCGCGCTGCTCGGCGACTACAACATCGCGCCGGAAGACCGCGACGTGCACGACCCCGCGAAATGGGAAGGCCAGAACCTCGTGTCGCCGCAGGAGCGCGCCCACTTCGTGCAACTGATCGAACTCGGCTTCGTCGATGCGTTCCGCCGCTTCGAACAGCCGGAGAAGACCTTCACATGGTGGGACTACCGGATGATGGCGTTCCGCCGCAACGCGGGGCTGCGCATCGACCACGTGCTGCTGTCGCCGGCGCTCGCGCAAACCTGCACGTCGTGCGAGGTCGATCGCACGCCGCGCACGTGGGAACAGCCGTCCGACCACACGCCCGTGGTCGCGGTCGTCGGCTGA
- a CDS encoding prolyl oligopeptidase family serine peptidase, whose product MSDSFRWPAGADPFRFLEALDSKRARTWVDEQNARTRAALRDDDAYRALTARLAKAYLPRERPVIPTRWRDWAYDLWQDDLHPKGLWRRTRWDDWRAGRPAWETLLDVDALGAEEGESWVFEQDAILYPDGDRALLSLSPGGADAVVVREFDLVERRFVDGGFTIDEPGHHTVGWIDRDTVYVSWDRGDAHATAAGYPYEARRWVRGTALADAPVVFSGEPDDISAGAGFDPIDNRHVAWRSVDFFDAHAYRLTDAGEWARYDVPPHVEVGFWEGWLMLEPRLDWDCGGVRHAGGSLLAIREQAFLAGSRELTTLFAPQPTTSACTWTHTRTTLIASWLDDVHNRTMLWQPRQVDDGTWTWDARPFEWAGDAQIDVEPVESTLNDEVYVDVDTYLDPPECWLADLADRADDASSRRVLLDRPPVQFDATGLVVRRASARSQDGTMVPYTLIGPRDALDPAEGATRVARPCLLSGYGGFAIPNLPGYSDAFGIGWLERGGVMAFAHIRGGGEFGPRWHVDAQREHRQRSFDDFIAVAEDLAATGVTSAAQLGIEGGSNGGLLVAACMVQRPELFGAVLCRVPLLDMRRYPKLHAGAAWLDEYGDPDDPHEGAALAAYSPYHRVREGVAYPPLLLTTSTRDDRVHPAHARKMAARMHALGHERVWYWENTDGGHGSADDLERAEADAAEFGFLWAHLGPAPARR is encoded by the coding sequence ATGTCCGATTCCTTCCGCTGGCCCGCCGGGGCCGACCCGTTCCGTTTCCTCGAAGCGCTCGACAGCAAGCGCGCCCGCACGTGGGTCGACGAGCAGAACGCGCGCACGCGCGCCGCGCTGCGTGACGACGATGCCTATCGCGCGCTCACGGCGCGCCTCGCGAAAGCGTACCTGCCGCGCGAACGCCCGGTGATTCCAACCCGCTGGCGCGACTGGGCCTACGACCTGTGGCAGGACGATCTCCATCCGAAGGGGCTGTGGCGCCGCACGCGCTGGGACGACTGGCGTGCAGGCCGGCCGGCGTGGGAAACGCTGCTCGACGTCGACGCGCTCGGCGCGGAGGAGGGCGAATCGTGGGTGTTCGAGCAGGACGCGATCCTGTATCCGGACGGCGATCGCGCGCTGCTGTCGCTGTCGCCGGGCGGTGCCGACGCGGTCGTCGTGCGCGAATTCGATCTCGTCGAACGTCGTTTCGTCGACGGCGGCTTCACGATCGACGAGCCGGGGCATCACACGGTCGGCTGGATCGATCGCGATACCGTCTACGTGAGCTGGGATCGCGGCGACGCGCATGCCACCGCGGCCGGCTATCCGTATGAAGCGCGGCGCTGGGTGCGCGGCACCGCGCTTGCCGATGCGCCGGTCGTCTTCAGCGGCGAACCCGACGACATCAGCGCGGGCGCGGGGTTCGATCCGATCGACAACCGCCACGTCGCGTGGCGCAGCGTCGACTTCTTCGACGCGCATGCGTACCGGCTGACCGACGCGGGCGAGTGGGCGCGCTACGACGTGCCGCCCCATGTCGAGGTCGGGTTCTGGGAAGGCTGGCTCATGCTGGAGCCGCGCCTCGACTGGGATTGCGGCGGCGTGCGCCATGCGGGCGGCTCGCTGCTGGCGATCCGCGAGCAGGCGTTCCTGGCCGGGTCGCGCGAACTCACGACGCTGTTCGCGCCGCAGCCGACGACGTCCGCGTGCACGTGGACGCACACGCGCACGACGCTGATCGCGAGCTGGCTCGACGACGTGCACAACCGCACGATGCTGTGGCAACCGCGACAGGTCGACGACGGTACGTGGACATGGGATGCGCGGCCGTTCGAGTGGGCGGGCGATGCGCAGATCGACGTCGAGCCCGTCGAGTCGACGCTGAACGACGAGGTGTACGTCGACGTCGACACCTATCTCGATCCGCCCGAATGCTGGCTGGCGGATCTGGCCGACCGCGCGGACGATGCGTCGTCGCGCCGCGTGCTGCTCGACCGGCCGCCGGTGCAGTTCGACGCGACGGGGCTCGTCGTGCGCCGCGCGAGCGCGCGCTCGCAAGACGGCACGATGGTGCCGTACACGCTGATCGGGCCGCGCGATGCACTCGATCCGGCCGAAGGCGCCACGCGCGTCGCGCGGCCGTGTTTGCTGTCGGGCTACGGCGGTTTTGCGATCCCGAACCTGCCGGGCTACAGCGACGCGTTCGGCATCGGGTGGCTCGAGCGCGGCGGCGTGATGGCGTTCGCGCACATCCGCGGCGGCGGCGAGTTCGGGCCGCGCTGGCACGTCGACGCGCAGCGCGAACACCGCCAGCGCTCGTTCGACGATTTCATCGCGGTGGCCGAGGATCTGGCCGCGACCGGCGTGACGAGCGCCGCACAGCTCGGCATCGAGGGCGGCAGCAACGGCGGGCTGCTGGTTGCCGCGTGCATGGTGCAGCGGCCGGAGCTGTTCGGCGCGGTGCTCTGCCGCGTGCCGCTGCTCGACATGCGGCGCTATCCGAAGCTGCACGCGGGCGCCGCGTGGCTCGACGAATACGGCGACCCGGACGATCCGCACGAAGGTGCGGCGCTGGCCGCGTATTCGCCGTATCACCGCGTGCGCGAGGGCGTCGCGTATCCGCCGTTACTGCTGACGACGTCGACGCGCGACGACCGCGTGCATCCCGCGCATGCGCGCAAGATGGCCGCGCGCATGCATGCGCTCGGTCATGAACGGGTGTGGTATTGGGAGAACACCGACGGCGGCCACGGCAGCGCCGACGATCTGGAACGCGCGGAAGCCGACGCGGCGGAATTCGGGTTCCTGTGGGCCCATCTCGGGCCGGCGCCCGCGCGGCGCTGA
- the ntrC gene encoding nitrogen regulation protein NR(I), translating into MKPIWIVDDDQSIRWVLEKALARDSFATKSFANVRDALAALDHETPQVLVSDIRMPGGSGLELLQAMHERLPGLPVIIMTAFSDLDSAVAAFQGGAFEYLAKPFDVDKAVELIRRAVEESLRGGVPQDERVAEAPEMLGQAPAMQDMFRAIGRLSHSAATVLITGESGTGKELVARALHRHSPRANGPFIALNTAAIPKDLLESELFGHERGAFTGAQSTRQGRFEQAENGTLFLDEIGDMPFDLQTRLLRVLSDGQFYRVGGHNPLRANVRVIAATHQNLESRVRQGLFREDLYHRLNVIRLRLPPLRERSEDIALLTRHFLQKSARDLGVEPKRVSDEALAYLTSLAFPGNVRQLENLANWLTVMAPAQTVEIKDLPPDLVPAGAPVVAAGEGAGTHVGGGDTALSAPVTGTAPVASAPVAAAPNGSAPAGYPVWEHGLRTEVARLLRENSADVMDELARRFEAAVIREALDFTRGRKVEAAERLGIGRNTITRKIQELHLEP; encoded by the coding sequence ATGAAGCCGATCTGGATAGTAGACGACGACCAATCGATCCGCTGGGTGCTTGAAAAGGCGCTCGCCCGGGACAGCTTCGCGACGAAGAGCTTCGCGAACGTGCGCGACGCGCTGGCCGCGCTCGACCACGAGACGCCGCAGGTGCTCGTATCCGACATCCGGATGCCGGGCGGCTCGGGCCTCGAGTTGCTGCAGGCGATGCACGAGCGCCTGCCGGGCCTGCCCGTCATCATCATGACGGCGTTCTCCGATCTCGACAGCGCTGTGGCGGCGTTCCAGGGAGGCGCGTTCGAATATCTCGCGAAGCCGTTCGACGTCGACAAGGCGGTCGAGCTGATCCGCCGCGCCGTCGAGGAAAGCCTGCGAGGCGGCGTGCCGCAGGACGAGCGCGTGGCCGAGGCGCCCGAGATGCTCGGCCAGGCGCCCGCGATGCAGGACATGTTCCGCGCGATCGGCCGCCTGTCGCACTCGGCCGCGACCGTGCTGATCACCGGCGAATCGGGCACCGGCAAGGAGCTCGTCGCGCGTGCGCTGCACCGTCACAGCCCGCGCGCGAACGGGCCGTTCATCGCGCTGAACACCGCGGCGATCCCGAAGGACCTGCTCGAATCCGAGCTGTTCGGCCATGAGCGCGGCGCGTTCACCGGCGCGCAGTCGACGCGGCAGGGCCGCTTCGAGCAGGCCGAGAACGGCACGCTGTTCCTCGACGAAATCGGCGACATGCCGTTTGACCTGCAGACGCGCCTGTTGCGCGTGCTGTCGGACGGGCAGTTCTATCGGGTCGGCGGGCACAACCCGCTGCGCGCGAACGTGCGCGTGATCGCCGCGACGCACCAGAATCTCGAATCGCGCGTGCGGCAGGGCCTGTTCCGCGAAGACCTTTACCACCGGCTCAACGTGATCCGGCTGCGGCTGCCGCCGCTGCGCGAGCGCAGCGAGGACATCGCGCTGCTCACGCGCCACTTCCTGCAGAAGAGCGCGCGCGATCTCGGCGTCGAGCCGAAACGCGTGTCCGACGAGGCGCTGGCCTACCTGACGTCGCTCGCGTTTCCCGGCAACGTGCGCCAGCTCGAGAACCTCGCGAACTGGCTGACCGTGATGGCGCCCGCGCAGACGGTCGAGATCAAGGACCTGCCGCCCGACCTCGTGCCGGCCGGCGCGCCGGTCGTCGCTGCGGGCGAAGGTGCGGGCACGCACGTCGGTGGTGGCGATACGGCACTCTCTGCACCGGTGACGGGCACGGCGCCGGTGGCGTCCGCGCCTGTCGCGGCCGCGCCGAACGGCAGCGCGCCGGCCGGCTATCCGGTGTGGGAGCATGGTTTGCGCACCGAGGTGGCGCGGCTGTTGCGCGAGAATTCGGCCGACGTGATGGACGAACTCGCACGCCGCTTCGAGGCGGCCGTGATCCGCGAGGCGCTCGACTTTACGCGCGGTCGCAAGGTCGAGGCCGCGGAGCGCCTCGGCATCGGCCGCAACACGATCACGCGCAAGATCCAGGAACTCCATCTGGAGCCCTGA
- the glnL gene encoding nitrogen regulation protein NR(II), translating into MVLKNLIKAKTGQPERLTDDERLARSGLLAGLEALPTVVLVLDRKTLRIAFANPSAEAMLDISRRQLAQRPWGEIFPNANELASTITAIGEERFHATHLDTVLDRPGREPLHVHAIVGFLETAPDFVLVELFENERQSRTDREERIHDLTAVNKQLIRNLAHEIKNPLGGIRGAAQLLEFELGERERGELREYTQVIIKESDRLQTLVDRLLEPHRHPHIVGDVNIHEVCERVRAVMLAEFPRGLTIERDYDVSVPDLRGDKEQLIQALLNIVRNAAQALRERIAQGDAKIELRTRIARKVTIAKRLYRLALDLHVIDNGPGIPEDIRDRIFYPLVSGRDDGSGLGLTLAQTFVQQHDGTIEVESRPGRTEFQILLPLDH; encoded by the coding sequence ATGGTTCTGAAGAATCTGATCAAGGCGAAAACGGGGCAGCCCGAGCGACTGACGGACGACGAGCGGCTCGCACGCTCGGGCCTGCTGGCAGGGCTGGAAGCGCTGCCGACGGTCGTGCTCGTGCTCGACCGCAAGACGCTGCGGATCGCATTCGCGAACCCCTCCGCGGAGGCGATGCTCGACATCTCGCGCCGGCAGCTCGCGCAGCGGCCGTGGGGCGAGATTTTTCCGAACGCGAACGAACTGGCGTCGACGATCACCGCGATCGGCGAGGAGCGCTTTCACGCGACGCACCTCGATACCGTGCTCGACCGGCCCGGCCGCGAACCGCTGCACGTGCACGCGATCGTCGGCTTCCTCGAGACCGCGCCCGATTTCGTGCTCGTCGAGCTGTTCGAGAACGAACGGCAGTCGCGCACCGATCGCGAGGAGCGCATCCACGACCTGACCGCGGTCAACAAGCAGCTGATCCGCAACCTCGCGCACGAGATCAAGAATCCGCTCGGCGGCATTCGCGGCGCGGCCCAGCTGCTCGAATTCGAACTCGGCGAGCGCGAGCGCGGCGAGTTGCGTGAATACACGCAGGTGATCATCAAGGAGTCCGACCGCCTGCAGACGCTCGTCGACCGGTTGCTGGAGCCACACCGGCATCCGCACATCGTCGGCGACGTGAACATTCATGAAGTATGCGAACGCGTGCGCGCGGTGATGCTCGCGGAATTCCCGCGCGGGCTCACGATCGAGCGCGACTACGACGTGAGCGTGCCGGACCTGCGCGGCGACAAGGAGCAACTGATCCAGGCGCTGCTCAACATCGTGCGCAACGCGGCGCAGGCGCTGCGCGAACGGATCGCGCAGGGCGACGCGAAGATCGAGTTGCGCACGCGCATCGCGCGCAAGGTGACGATCGCGAAGCGCCTGTACCGGCTGGCACTGGACTTGCACGTGATCGACAACGGACCCGGCATCCCGGAAGACATCCGCGACCGGATCTTCTACCCGCTCGTGTCCGGGCGCGACGACGGCAGCGGCCTCGGCCTGACGCTCGCGCAGACGTTCGTGCAGCAGCACGACGGGACGATCGAGGTCGAAAGCCGGCCCGGACGTACCGAATTTCAGATCCTGCTGCCGCTCGATCATTGA
- the glnA gene encoding type I glutamate--ammonia ligase, translated as MSKTVADVMQLVKDEDVKFVDFRFTDTRGKEQHVSVPVSAFDEDKFESGHAFDGSSIAGWKGIEASDMLLMPDPSAAFVDPFYEESTLVLTCDVVEPADGKGYERDPRSLAKRGEAYLKSTGIGDTAYFGPEPEFFIFDSVQWNTDMSGCFVKINSEEAPWSAGKEFEGGNTGHRPGTKGGYFPVAPVDTFQDMRSEMCLLLEQLGIPVEVHHHEVAGQGQNEIGTKFSTLVQRADWTQWSKYIIHNVAHSYGKTATFMPKPVVGDNGSGMHVHQSIWKDGQNLFAGNGYAGLSELALFYIGGIIKHARALNAITNPTTNSYKRLVPHFEAPVKLAYSARNRSASIRIPHVSNPKGRRIETRFPDPMANPYLCFTALMMAGLDGIQNKIHPGEAADKNLYDLPPEEDAKIPTVCAGLDQALEALDKDREFLTRGGVFTDGMIDAYLALKEQELAKFRMTTHPIEFEMYYSL; from the coding sequence ATGAGTAAAACCGTCGCCGACGTCATGCAGCTCGTGAAGGACGAGGACGTCAAGTTTGTCGATTTCCGCTTCACGGATACGCGCGGCAAGGAGCAGCACGTGTCGGTGCCGGTTTCGGCGTTTGACGAAGACAAGTTCGAAAGCGGCCATGCATTCGACGGCTCGTCGATCGCCGGCTGGAAGGGCATCGAGGCGTCGGACATGCTGCTCATGCCGGATCCGAGCGCCGCTTTCGTCGACCCGTTCTATGAAGAGTCGACCCTCGTGCTGACCTGCGACGTGGTCGAGCCGGCCGACGGCAAGGGCTACGAGCGCGATCCGCGTTCGCTCGCGAAGCGCGGCGAAGCGTACCTGAAGAGCACGGGCATCGGCGACACGGCCTACTTCGGTCCGGAACCGGAATTCTTCATTTTCGACTCGGTTCAGTGGAACACGGACATGTCGGGCTGCTTCGTGAAGATCAACTCGGAAGAAGCGCCGTGGTCGGCAGGCAAGGAATTCGAAGGCGGCAACACGGGCCACCGTCCGGGCACGAAGGGCGGCTACTTCCCGGTCGCACCGGTCGACACGTTCCAGGACATGCGTTCGGAAATGTGCCTGCTGCTCGAACAGCTCGGCATTCCGGTCGAAGTGCACCACCACGAAGTGGCGGGCCAGGGCCAGAACGAAATCGGCACGAAGTTCTCGACGCTGGTTCAGCGCGCCGACTGGACGCAATGGTCGAAGTACATCATCCACAACGTCGCGCACTCGTACGGCAAGACGGCGACGTTCATGCCGAAGCCGGTCGTCGGCGACAACGGTTCGGGCATGCACGTTCACCAGTCGATCTGGAAGGACGGCCAGAACCTGTTCGCGGGCAACGGCTACGCCGGCCTGTCGGAACTGGCGCTGTTCTACATCGGCGGCATCATCAAGCACGCCCGTGCACTGAACGCGATCACGAACCCGACGACGAACTCGTACAAGCGTCTGGTCCCGCACTTCGAAGCACCGGTCAAGCTCGCGTACTCCGCGCGTAACCGTTCGGCATCGATCCGCATTCCGCACGTGTCGAACCCGAAGGGCCGCCGTATCGAAACGCGCTTCCCGGATCCGATGGCGAACCCGTACCTGTGCTTCACGGCGCTGATGATGGCCGGCCTCGACGGGATCCAGAACAAGATCCATCCGGGCGAAGCAGCGGACAAGAACCTGTACGACCTGCCGCCGGAAGAGGATGCAAAGATCCCGACCGTCTGCGCGGGCCTCGACCAGGCACTCGAAGCGCTCGACAAGGATCGCGAGTTCCTGACGCGCGGCGGCGTGTTCACGGACGGCATGATCGACGCGTACCTCGCGCTGAAGGAGCAGGAGCTGGCGAAGTTCCGCATGACGACGCACCCGATCGAGTTCGAGATGTACTACTCGCTGTAA
- a CDS encoding rhodanese-like domain-containing protein, whose protein sequence is MSTLDQLYAKADERRAQGALNYAGALLPAEAFELLQLDPSARLVDVRTRAELDWIGRPLVGDGQYLHLEWTRYPGGVPNAEFVNELKAALPADTPILFLCRSAARSKLAAVASTQAGFTKAFDLLEGFEGAKDAEGHRKTVDGWCFRKLPWIGA, encoded by the coding sequence ATGAGTACGCTCGACCAGCTTTACGCGAAGGCCGACGAACGCCGCGCCCAAGGCGCGCTCAACTACGCCGGGGCGCTGCTGCCGGCCGAAGCCTTCGAACTGCTGCAGCTCGATCCGTCGGCACGCCTCGTCGACGTGCGCACCCGCGCCGAACTCGACTGGATCGGCCGCCCGCTCGTCGGCGACGGCCAGTACCTGCACCTCGAATGGACGCGCTACCCGGGCGGCGTGCCGAACGCCGAATTCGTCAACGAACTGAAAGCGGCCCTCCCGGCCGATACCCCCATCCTGTTCCTGTGCCGCAGCGCCGCGCGCTCGAAGCTCGCCGCGGTCGCCTCCACGCAGGCCGGCTTCACGAAGGCGTTCGACCTGCTCGAAGGCTTCGAGGGCGCGAAGGACGCCGAAGGCCACCGCAAGACGGTCGACGGCTGGTGCTTCCGGAAACTGCCGTGGATCGGCGCCTGA
- a CDS encoding competence/damage-inducible protein A, translated as MSIGIIIIGDEILSGRRQDKHLAKVIELLGARGLALDWAEYVGDDPARITATLARAIASGDIVFSTGGIGATPDDHTRQCAAAALGVTLELHPEAKVLISERIRETHTDPATPVDFDSPENQHRFNMGVFPVGATIIPNGYNRIPGFSVGDLHFVPGFPVMAWPMIEWVLDTKYAHLHHATPHAERSLYVFELPESTLTPLMERIERDFPGVRVFSLPSVGDAERGGIFARRHIDLGVKGEPEAVAAAYVKLREGVHLLGGDVVEAETSRA; from the coding sequence ATGAGCATCGGCATCATCATCATCGGCGACGAAATCCTTTCGGGCCGCCGGCAGGACAAGCATCTGGCGAAGGTCATCGAGCTGCTCGGCGCACGCGGCCTCGCGCTCGACTGGGCCGAATACGTCGGCGACGATCCGGCGCGCATCACGGCGACCCTCGCACGCGCGATTGCATCGGGCGACATCGTGTTCTCGACGGGCGGGATCGGCGCGACGCCGGACGACCACACGCGCCAGTGCGCGGCCGCCGCGCTCGGCGTGACGCTCGAGCTGCATCCGGAAGCGAAGGTGCTGATTTCGGAGCGGATCCGCGAAACCCACACCGACCCGGCCACGCCGGTCGATTTCGATTCTCCGGAGAACCAGCACCGCTTCAACATGGGCGTGTTTCCGGTGGGCGCGACGATCATCCCGAACGGCTACAACCGGATTCCCGGTTTCTCGGTCGGCGACCTGCATTTCGTGCCGGGTTTCCCGGTGATGGCGTGGCCGATGATCGAATGGGTGCTCGATACGAAGTACGCACACCTGCATCACGCGACGCCGCACGCGGAGCGTTCGCTGTACGTGTTCGAGCTGCCGGAATCGACGCTCACGCCGTTGATGGAGCGCATCGAGCGCGATTTCCCAGGCGTGCGCGTGTTCAGCCTGCCGAGCGTGGGCGATGCGGAGCGTGGCGGGATCTTCGCGCGCCGTCACATCGACCTCGGCGTGAAGGGCGAGCCGGAAGCGGTCGCGGCCGCGTACGTGAAGCTGCGCGAGGGCGTGCACCTGCTCGGCGGCGACGTCGTCGAAGCCGAGACGTCGCGCGCCTGA